GCTCGTGGACGCTCCGGCCGATGACCTCCTCCGCGGGCGTCATCAGGTCCTCCTCGGAGTCGACCTTGAAGCCGCGGTAGATCCCGTCCGTGCCGATGCGGAAGATCGGGTCCGGGATCGCGGCGACGAGGGCGCGCGCGGTCGTGTCGCTCGTCGCGGGGCGGTCGAGCCTCTCGTCCGTCGGCGGCGCGGTCACCCGTCACTTGTAGCAGCCGCTGGATTCGGAGACGCGGACCAGGACGAGGCACTTGCGGCGCCGAAGGCGACGCCTTCAAGGCGCTGCCCCGCCGAAGACGGGGATCCGAGCGGCGGAATCCGCTTCTGCGGATTCCGCCTTGCGACAACTAATCCAGGATGAAGCTGACTCGCATGGTGACGCGGAACTCGGTCACCTGGTCGTTCTCGACCACGAGGCTCTCCTCCGAGACCCACGCGCCCTTGATCCCGTGGACCGTCTCCGATGCCTTGGCGATCCCGGCCTTCGCGGCCTCGGCGAAGCTGGTCGGGGACGACGCGGTGATCTCGATCACCTTGGCGACGCTCATCGGTGCCTCCTCTGTCGGGGACTGGCTGGATTCTCCTACCCCGGCGCGGCGTTGGGCAAGCGCCGGTGCTCGCGCGAGCCACGACGGGCGAGGCTGAAGCACACGTTCGGGGCTCGTGACGGTCGGGGCGTGGCTTCAGCCTCGCCCCTTTCCGTACGACTCAATGCAGGTAGGGGCTAAGGGTGTCCCGCGCGATGAGGAAGCCGCGCTTGACGAGGTCCTCGGTCTTCTCGAAGGCGCGGTCCTCGTGCTCGACCGAGACGACGCCGTCGTAGCCCACGCGGTAGAGCTGCGAGAGGAAGCGATCCCAGCGCACCTCGCCGAGGCCGGGGAGGCGCGGGATCTGCCAGCCCATGCCGAGTGACACGACGCCGTTGCGGTAGAGCCCCTCGCGGTCGACCTCCATGTCCTTCGCGTGGACGTGCAGGATCCGTGAGGCGTAGTCGCGCACGACGCGCTCGTGGTCGATCCCGAGCCAGACGAGGTGGGAGGGGTCGAGGTTGAGGCCGAAGCGCGTCGAGGGGACGATCGTGAACATCTCGTCCCAGACGGCGGGGGTCGAGGCGAGGTTCGTGCCGCCTGGCCACTCGTCCCAGCTGAAGATCATCGGGCAGTTCTCGATCGCGATGTTCACGCCCTTCCCTTCGGCGTACGCGACGAGCCGCGGCCACACCTTCCGGAACTCGCGGAAGTTGTCCGGGACGTTCTTCGTCTGGTCGCGCCCGACGAACGTGCCCACCGTCGGCACGCCGAGCTTCGCGGCCGCGTCGATCACCTTCCGCACGTGGGTGTTCGCGTCGCGCCGCTCGCCCGGATCGGGATGGAGATTGTTCGGGTAGTACGCGAGCGAGGAGATCTCGAGCCCGTTCCGGTCGAGGACGTCGCGCACCTTGCCCACGTCGAGCCGTGCGACGTCGATGTGCGAGACCCCGGCGTAGCGGCGACGCTCGCCGCCCGCCGCGGGCCAGCAGGCGACCTCGAGCATCTCGAACCCGTTGTCCGACGCCCAGGAAGCGACGCGCTCGAGGCGCATGCGCGGAAACGCGGCGGTCAGCAGGCCAAGCTTCATGTCGGAACCTCCACCCATCGTCGCTCGGCATTGGAGCGGGCGATCGCGTCGCCCAGGACGTTCGCGCGGTGCCCGTCCGCGAACGTCGGGTAGTCGGGCTCGGCCGGCGGCGAGTCCGCGGCGACCGCCGCGTAGACGCTGCGATAGAGCTCGCGGAAGGTGTCGACCCAGCCTTCGGGATGGCCGGCCGGGAGAGAGGTGTGGCCGGCGGCGGTCGGCTGCATCACTGCGCCGTTTCGCTGCAGCACGCCGTTCGGCTCGTCGCGATGCCCGAGCCAGAGCTCCTCGTGTCGCTCGGCGTTCCAGGCAAGTGCCGCCTCCGACCCGTCGACCTCGAAATGAATGTGGTTCTTGCGTCCCGCGGCCCCCTGCGAGACCTTGAACGCGCCGCGCGCGCCGCCCTCGAAGCGGACGAGCACGTGGCCGAGGTCCTCCGTCGCCATCGGAGCGTCC
The nucleotide sequence above comes from Candidatus Polarisedimenticolaceae bacterium. Encoded proteins:
- a CDS encoding PAS domain-containing protein, whose product is MTAPPTDERLDRPATSDTTARALVAAIPDPIFRIGTDGIYRGFKVDSEEDLMTPAEEVIGRSVHERLPPHVAEAILEAGRRAVAEQEVQQIEYSMELRAEERDYEGRVVACGP
- a CDS encoding dodecin family protein, producing the protein MSVAKVIEITASSPTSFAEAAKAGIAKASETVHGIKGAWVSEESLVVENDQVTEFRVTMRVSFILD
- a CDS encoding sugar phosphate isomerase/epimerase — protein: MKLGLLTAAFPRMRLERVASWASDNGFEMLEVACWPAAGGERRRYAGVSHIDVARLDVGKVRDVLDRNGLEISSLAYYPNNLHPDPGERRDANTHVRKVIDAAAKLGVPTVGTFVGRDQTKNVPDNFREFRKVWPRLVAYAEGKGVNIAIENCPMIFSWDEWPGGTNLASTPAVWDEMFTIVPSTRFGLNLDPSHLVWLGIDHERVVRDYASRILHVHAKDMEVDREGLYRNGVVSLGMGWQIPRLPGLGEVRWDRFLSQLYRVGYDGVVSVEHEDRAFEKTEDLVKRGFLIARDTLSPYLH